Proteins from one Pseudoalteromonas rubra genomic window:
- a CDS encoding choline/carnitine O-acyltransferase — MLRTPGRLHHRKSVAQLYLSCRESLPFYNNFPLLVTQSPASKKFTYEVSELINKLFLAIEKDTEVSEEFRRCRIPGRICDRLYVPKENDYFALLHQSSVFQVPLAYAEDPGRLVIMLNDLLAEGNVTKKERAAITLSECASYKRRDWAVWSKNVDKHPSLKRTLDILRDSRFVVCLDNAPDREVDCPSRFDHLDNRFCDKSVQLCVNFYHQSIMLLCEHASVDGMKANQLFERVSQYSVTDLSDSLDKRLPEPVRYDNDASDLFLGKNSADKIKHYLTALISTSQNASFYIKDIDFSCARDNGISADMLIQLCVYETFRESAGHPPTVFEPISLSHMTSRNLDFINPVSGAFTHYSSASSSDKKFALLQQGSEIHRANIKRSKQGLGLIGHLLGMTYYSTFGNNFNTHLKELLRKIVFTFLPAMKFIYHRDMMVSNGTANSPVKGFGTICHLPNMIGVGYRVDHDSIYLEVLYSQQKLLPISATQFIQITEEKIREILKLIRTKGSD; from the coding sequence ATGCTGCGTACTCCTGGCCGCTTGCACCATCGAAAAAGTGTGGCTCAGCTGTATTTGTCCTGCAGAGAAAGCCTCCCATTCTACAATAATTTTCCTTTGTTGGTGACCCAGTCACCAGCAAGTAAAAAGTTTACCTATGAAGTATCAGAGCTGATCAACAAGCTGTTTCTGGCTATTGAGAAAGATACTGAGGTCTCAGAAGAGTTCAGAAGGTGCAGGATCCCGGGTCGAATATGTGATCGGTTATATGTGCCCAAAGAAAACGACTATTTTGCTCTGCTACACCAGAGCTCTGTTTTCCAAGTGCCCTTAGCATATGCTGAGGACCCAGGCCGTTTAGTAATAATGCTTAATGATCTGCTCGCTGAAGGTAATGTCACGAAGAAAGAAAGGGCCGCTATCACACTATCTGAGTGTGCTTCTTACAAGCGGCGGGATTGGGCTGTGTGGTCGAAAAATGTGGACAAGCACCCATCCTTAAAGCGTACCTTAGACATCTTAAGAGATAGTCGTTTCGTCGTGTGCTTAGACAACGCGCCTGACAGGGAAGTTGACTGCCCAAGCAGATTTGACCATTTAGACAATCGGTTTTGTGATAAGTCTGTTCAGCTGTGCGTTAACTTTTATCACCAAAGTATTATGCTTTTGTGTGAGCACGCCAGTGTAGATGGAATGAAAGCAAACCAGCTGTTTGAGAGAGTTTCTCAGTATTCCGTAACTGATTTATCGGATAGCCTGGATAAAAGGCTACCAGAGCCAGTTCGTTACGATAATGACGCCAGTGACTTATTTCTTGGCAAGAACTCAGCCGATAAAATAAAGCATTATTTGACAGCGCTTATATCTACGTCACAAAACGCGTCATTTTATATTAAAGATATTGATTTTAGTTGTGCTCGTGATAATGGCATATCAGCAGATATGCTGATACAGCTTTGCGTATATGAAACATTCAGAGAAAGTGCCGGGCACCCACCCACTGTCTTTGAGCCGATCTCTTTGTCGCATATGACAAGTCGTAATTTAGATTTTATAAATCCTGTGTCTGGCGCATTCACGCACTACAGCTCCGCTTCTTCTTCAGATAAAAAGTTCGCATTACTTCAGCAGGGCTCAGAAATACACAGAGCGAATATAAAGCGAAGTAAGCAGGGACTGGGGTTAATAGGTCATCTGTTAGGTATGACTTACTATTCTACGTTTGGAAACAACTTTAATACCCACTTAAAAGAACTTTTAAGAAAAATCGTTTTTACTTTCTTGCCAGCAATGAAGTTTATATATCACCGGGACATGATGGTTTCAAATGGTACAGCTAACTCGCCTGTTAAGGGGTTTGGTACTATTTGTCATTTGCCAAATATGATAGGGGTTGGGTATCGAGTCGATCACGACAGTATTTATTTAGAAGTACTCTATAGTCAGCAAAAGTTACTGCCTATTTCAGCCACCCAATTTATTCAAATCACAGAAGAGAAGATCCGAGAGATCTTAAAATTAATTCGTACGAAAGGAAGTGATTAA
- a CDS encoding NAD(P)/FAD-dependent oxidoreductase encodes MPYKTNQDIRSTGNPWVPSIDAFKGGSLNGDIQCDYLIIGAGFTGLSIAYNLLKQFGQEKKVVLIDSHTLGSGASGRNSGMLGPGIGAPFHQLEKKFGPEKARDMFQHTLNAVDSSIALIKREAFDCDLIVGSQFKVSTNSSNDQQLRLESDALHRNGFELNTYDEHSVQAIVNGPRYRYALEYSNTATINPVKLLRALADKITALGGEVILNSACTELEEGHAWVGNKRINFERAVVSTNGFSHSLGIQKGRVIPVSTSLMMSSPLSEQQRQQLALKTENAVIDNRKIFNYFRLTADNRLIFGGGAPFYSTSGIISEQRRGSDGPGSVYQELSAGLNKYLPGLSGLHIEKVWTGTIGVTLDNFPVISSYRKSIDSVIGWCGHGLALSLAYGAAYAQQQKESSSQAGLYWHRKKAPYLSPTPLLPIASNSYIRYLNIMDNLRGG; translated from the coding sequence ATGCCTTATAAAACAAATCAAGATATCCGCAGCACTGGTAATCCTTGGGTCCCCTCTATTGATGCCTTTAAAGGCGGAAGTTTAAATGGGGACATCCAATGTGACTATTTGATCATTGGCGCGGGTTTTACGGGTCTGTCCATAGCGTACAACCTGCTTAAGCAGTTTGGACAAGAGAAAAAGGTCGTCCTGATAGATTCCCATACGCTTGGTTCTGGCGCCAGTGGACGTAATTCGGGCATGCTTGGTCCTGGCATTGGGGCGCCTTTTCACCAACTAGAAAAAAAGTTTGGCCCAGAGAAAGCGCGCGATATGTTCCAGCATACGCTAAATGCTGTTGATAGCAGTATCGCTTTGATAAAAAGGGAAGCTTTTGACTGCGACCTGATCGTTGGCAGCCAGTTTAAAGTATCGACAAATTCATCGAATGATCAGCAGTTGAGGCTTGAATCCGATGCCTTGCATCGAAATGGGTTTGAGTTAAATACCTATGATGAACATTCGGTGCAGGCGATTGTCAATGGGCCGCGCTATCGGTATGCCCTTGAATACAGCAATACTGCGACGATCAATCCGGTGAAGCTGTTACGCGCTTTGGCCGACAAAATTACTGCCCTGGGCGGTGAAGTTATCCTTAATTCAGCTTGCACGGAGCTGGAAGAAGGGCATGCATGGGTTGGCAATAAGCGTATAAATTTTGAACGTGCCGTTGTATCAACGAACGGATTCTCTCATTCTTTGGGTATTCAAAAAGGGCGTGTGATCCCTGTTTCTACTTCGTTGATGATGTCGTCGCCTTTGTCTGAACAACAACGTCAGCAACTAGCACTTAAAACTGAAAACGCGGTAATTGACAACAGGAAGATATTCAATTACTTCAGATTAACAGCGGATAATCGGTTAATTTTTGGTGGTGGAGCACCGTTTTATTCCACCTCCGGCATTATCTCCGAACAACGCCGTGGAAGTGATGGGCCAGGTTCTGTCTATCAAGAACTGTCTGCCGGATTAAATAAATACTTACCAGGTCTGAGTGGGCTGCATATTGAAAAAGTATGGACAGGTACAATCGGTGTCACTCTGGATAACTTCCCGGTGATCAGCTCATACCGTAAGAGTATCGACAGTGTGATTGGCTGGTGTGGCCATGGCCTGGCACTGTCACTCGCTTATGGTGCTGCATACGCACAGCAACAAAAAGAGTCGTCATCTCAGGCTGGTTTGTATTGGCACAGAAAAAAAGCACCTTATTTGTCACCTACTCCATTATTACCAATTGCCAGTAATTCGTACATTCGTTACCTGAATATCATGGATAACCTGCGTGGTGGGTAA
- a CDS encoding NAD(P)/FAD-dependent oxidoreductase, whose amino-acid sequence MKHKCKNKYDVIIVGSGPVGSAAAILYAEQGLSVGLIEKSKDINSYKPVCTHFLQGVATPILKKLNVVDEIEKSGAIKNFIQLWTKWGWIKPDPAVSAEHHGYNVRRKTLDPILRKRAAAHENVTLLQGYKMTALIFSDPKKVIGVEADDLEGGEKHKLFANLIVGADGRNSIVAKKINASYEKRKNNRTFYVSYYKDLKLTSGLISQLWFWGKHVAYAFPCDGDLTLLCIGLHDEQLSEFKKDYKSNFHNFFKELPDGPDMDSADRVANITVGPNMDTQRAVHQIEGVALIGDAMLSIDPYAGTGVAFGLLSADWLVEKTCHSLLENDPIALLNSVRDYENIHKKKLKEHEFIISSYSSGREFNYIFPPERAVLSSAVYDQKVANKLDLFLNREVNLSDLITFSFLARLVRAQFLRAFKT is encoded by the coding sequence ATGAAACATAAATGTAAAAATAAGTATGATGTAATAATTGTCGGATCTGGACCTGTTGGCAGTGCTGCGGCAATTTTATATGCAGAACAAGGGTTGTCGGTTGGTCTGATTGAAAAGTCAAAAGACATCAATAGCTATAAACCTGTTTGTACTCACTTTTTACAAGGAGTAGCCACTCCTATATTGAAAAAGTTAAATGTTGTTGATGAGATTGAAAAATCTGGGGCAATTAAAAACTTTATACAGTTGTGGACTAAGTGGGGGTGGATAAAACCAGACCCAGCTGTAAGTGCTGAGCATCATGGATACAATGTTCGTCGTAAAACGTTAGATCCCATTTTAAGAAAAAGGGCTGCGGCGCATGAAAATGTAACTCTACTGCAAGGTTACAAGATGACAGCGCTTATATTTTCGGATCCTAAAAAAGTTATCGGTGTAGAAGCTGATGATTTAGAAGGAGGCGAAAAGCACAAGCTATTCGCAAATCTTATCGTTGGAGCGGACGGTCGTAATTCTATTGTTGCTAAAAAGATTAACGCATCTTACGAGAAAAGAAAAAATAACCGAACATTTTATGTTTCTTATTATAAAGACCTGAAACTTACATCAGGACTTATTTCGCAACTATGGTTTTGGGGAAAACATGTTGCGTACGCATTCCCCTGTGATGGTGATCTCACCTTGTTATGTATTGGATTACATGATGAGCAACTATCAGAATTCAAAAAAGACTACAAATCTAACTTTCACAATTTTTTCAAAGAGTTACCAGATGGTCCAGATATGGATAGCGCAGACCGTGTGGCTAATATCACGGTTGGACCTAATATGGATACTCAAAGGGCCGTGCATCAAATTGAAGGTGTTGCGCTGATCGGAGACGCTATGTTGTCAATAGATCCCTATGCTGGAACTGGCGTTGCATTTGGCCTGTTAAGCGCTGATTGGCTGGTAGAGAAAACGTGCCATAGCCTGTTAGAAAATGATCCGATAGCGTTACTTAATAGTGTAAGAGATTATGAAAATATACATAAAAAGAAATTAAAAGAACATGAATTTATTATTTCAAGTTACTCATCTGGTAGAGAGTTCAACTACATATTTCCACCTGAAAGAGCTGTGCTTTCCTCAGCGGTGTATGACCAAAAAGTTGCAAATAAACTTGACCTATTTTTGAATCGTGAAGTCAACTTAAGTGACCTTATTACATTTTCTTTTCTTGCTAGATTGGTGAGGGCTCAGTTTTTAAGAGCGTTTAAAACGTAA
- a CDS encoding SDR family NAD(P)-dependent oxidoreductase has protein sequence MKKNNKYAVITGASSGIGYALSCQVAMRGYNVILIARDTDRLETVSNELVANYGVGVITLAYDLTCQSSIEQLKQALEPYIDEVEVFINNAGVGLSGEFVGNSLSEQYRLLDINIKATVTLSHFIAKHFIAKKRGYIMNVASLAAFQPGPYYSSYYATKSYILHFTEGLAVELKKHNVICSALCPGTTDTPFHHRAGSTDTGLAKGLFGIVMSANEVAAAGVKGLFKKRVVVVPGIVNKIAMFSIRLAPRWLARQITAQINQ, from the coding sequence ATGAAGAAAAACAATAAATATGCCGTTATTACTGGAGCATCTTCTGGGATTGGCTATGCCTTGAGCTGTCAGGTTGCGATGCGTGGATATAACGTGATCTTGATAGCACGAGACACTGATAGGCTCGAAACAGTCAGTAATGAACTGGTCGCCAACTATGGCGTAGGCGTTATTACGCTGGCATATGATTTAACGTGCCAATCCTCAATAGAGCAGCTTAAGCAAGCTTTGGAGCCTTACATCGACGAGGTGGAAGTGTTTATCAACAATGCAGGAGTTGGGCTGAGTGGGGAGTTTGTGGGCAATTCCTTGTCAGAGCAATACAGGCTGCTGGATATTAATATCAAGGCGACAGTCACACTCAGCCACTTTATCGCGAAACATTTTATTGCCAAAAAACGTGGCTACATCATGAATGTAGCATCGCTGGCAGCTTTTCAACCTGGGCCCTACTACAGCAGTTACTACGCAACAAAGTCCTACATATTGCATTTTACCGAAGGTCTGGCCGTTGAGCTTAAAAAGCACAATGTTATTTGCAGCGCCTTGTGTCCAGGAACCACGGACACACCGTTTCATCATCGCGCTGGCTCGACGGATACAGGATTAGCGAAAGGGTTATTTGGCATCGTGATGAGTGCCAATGAGGTTGCTGCAGCAGGCGTAAAAGGGCTATTCAAAAAACGTGTTGTCGTGGTTCCAGGGATCGTTAACAAGATAGCCATGTTCTCTATTCGCTTGGCTCCTAGGTGGTTAGCTCGTCAAATAACCGCACAGATTAATCAGTAA
- a CDS encoding aminotransferase class III-fold pyridoxal phosphate-dependent enzyme, giving the protein MKCQPYRQSILEQFKLDLSIVRSKGSYHYDNEGRKILDGVSQYGALPLGHNSSELTQIVTEYLATEQPNFIQPFLPKSTQELAARLVALAGDKYEYVTFSNSGTETVEAAFKLARLKTQRSHILSVNNSFHGKTFAALSATGSDRHSDPVIVDKNQYDRVELNDLFELEQALKTRKYAAFIIEPVQGEGGMLPADREYLLHAAKLCKTYGTLFILDEIQTGMGRSGEILAAHRYKIEPDLLLLSKALGGGLIPIGAMIMKRGTYEQEFDSKHSSTFANGGLACAVGLGVLDALEAQDRLVLNNVKELEQVIVERLTRLQERYPQHFSFNGLGLMYALNFKDLETKGNYIVSYAHRSDLLPLLICGYLVHVKGIFCMPMLNRTELGGAIRFQPALNVSRSEVSRFLGAFEEVCELLSEKRYDQLMGFLVGYKPVVEIEKTKKQQKKKPKPIQLLPAPTKGKEYRLAFLFHSTSAEDIRRGLPQKVKENFSEQQQMELSQWLFALGDIENEPQAVFEFSMTGGQGDVVNAAMIYSPISPTGMLKLSRANKAKLMKKYLQKASDFDANLIGLGAYTSVITRGGLDIASDDFHLTTGNCWTAISTCNAIRELFADDIEHRHLMVIGARGSVGRIALMDLSHRFGVVDVVGSQHTPLDEQYVNLRNALVEVLNEISEIGQGSAAGKFWRYAEALNVKEQLIQSEPPEVPDMMRKVIEHGHAQGESTFNLFVGLDTENVSENLDCVLSATSEGKAFISAEIFPKNCKIFDVARPFDVLDEHKDREVHEGGLVYLPDRRAMLSDCNIIGCRPGVNLACLSETILLGMDGVEQNYSLGKEISYKQAIDVSKIAEKHGFRHFINRDKSITNV; this is encoded by the coding sequence GTGAAGTGTCAACCTTATCGCCAGTCGATTTTAGAGCAGTTTAAGTTAGATTTGAGCATTGTTCGTAGTAAAGGATCTTATCACTATGACAATGAGGGACGGAAAATACTTGATGGTGTTTCTCAATATGGGGCATTACCGTTAGGTCATAACTCCAGTGAACTAACTCAAATAGTAACTGAGTATCTAGCAACGGAACAACCTAATTTTATTCAGCCATTTTTGCCTAAAAGTACGCAAGAGCTCGCAGCGCGTTTGGTTGCACTGGCAGGCGATAAATATGAATACGTAACGTTTAGTAACTCAGGAACTGAAACTGTGGAAGCGGCCTTTAAACTGGCCCGCCTGAAAACACAAAGAAGCCATATTCTTTCGGTCAATAACTCATTTCACGGGAAAACGTTTGCAGCTTTGTCGGCGACAGGCAGTGACCGCCACAGTGATCCAGTTATCGTTGATAAAAATCAATATGACCGAGTGGAACTGAACGACCTGTTTGAACTAGAGCAGGCTCTCAAAACGCGGAAATATGCTGCCTTCATCATTGAACCCGTTCAGGGGGAAGGTGGCATGCTCCCGGCAGACAGAGAGTATCTTCTGCATGCGGCTAAGTTGTGTAAGACGTATGGCACTTTGTTCATACTCGATGAAATTCAAACTGGCATGGGTCGGAGTGGTGAGATATTAGCGGCGCACCGATACAAGATCGAGCCAGATCTGCTGCTGTTGTCTAAGGCCCTGGGTGGAGGACTTATTCCCATTGGTGCCATGATCATGAAACGGGGCACATATGAGCAGGAGTTCGACTCCAAACACAGTTCTACATTCGCCAATGGCGGCTTAGCGTGTGCCGTTGGTCTGGGGGTGCTGGATGCATTGGAGGCACAGGATCGCTTAGTTCTGAATAATGTGAAAGAGCTTGAACAGGTTATCGTTGAGCGTTTAACGCGATTACAGGAGCGCTACCCACAGCACTTTTCGTTTAACGGCCTTGGTTTGATGTATGCCTTAAACTTCAAGGATCTCGAGACTAAAGGCAATTACATTGTCAGCTATGCACACAGAAGTGACCTGCTGCCTTTGCTAATTTGCGGCTATTTAGTCCATGTTAAAGGCATCTTTTGCATGCCCATGCTTAACAGAACAGAGCTTGGTGGAGCCATCCGTTTTCAGCCAGCATTGAATGTGAGCAGGAGTGAAGTTAGTCGGTTTTTAGGCGCGTTTGAAGAAGTCTGTGAACTGCTCAGTGAGAAGCGCTATGACCAGCTCATGGGATTCCTGGTTGGCTATAAGCCAGTTGTTGAAATAGAAAAAACCAAAAAACAACAAAAGAAAAAACCTAAGCCAATTCAATTACTCCCGGCACCAACTAAGGGTAAAGAATACCGCCTTGCGTTTTTGTTCCATTCAACCAGCGCGGAAGATATCCGTCGGGGATTACCGCAAAAAGTAAAAGAAAACTTCTCAGAACAACAGCAAATGGAATTGTCTCAGTGGCTATTTGCACTGGGAGATATCGAAAACGAACCACAAGCTGTGTTTGAGTTTTCAATGACCGGCGGTCAGGGAGACGTCGTCAATGCGGCGATGATTTATAGTCCTATAAGCCCAACGGGTATGTTAAAGCTGAGCCGAGCCAACAAGGCAAAACTCATGAAAAAGTACCTGCAAAAGGCATCAGACTTTGATGCGAATTTGATAGGACTTGGCGCGTATACCTCAGTGATCACTCGCGGTGGACTGGATATCGCCTCAGACGATTTTCATTTGACGACCGGTAATTGTTGGACAGCGATATCGACGTGTAACGCGATCAGAGAATTGTTTGCTGATGATATTGAGCACAGGCATCTGATGGTCATTGGTGCACGAGGTTCTGTGGGCCGGATTGCGCTAATGGATCTATCTCACCGCTTTGGCGTCGTGGATGTGGTTGGCAGTCAACATACGCCACTGGATGAGCAATACGTCAACCTCAGAAATGCATTGGTTGAGGTATTAAATGAAATTTCAGAAATTGGCCAAGGTTCCGCAGCGGGTAAATTCTGGCGATATGCAGAAGCTCTGAATGTTAAAGAACAGCTTATTCAGAGTGAGCCGCCCGAAGTGCCGGATATGATGCGTAAGGTGATTGAGCACGGGCATGCTCAGGGAGAGTCAACCTTTAACCTGTTTGTTGGTCTTGACACAGAAAACGTCAGTGAAAATCTCGACTGTGTTCTGTCAGCGACCAGTGAAGGGAAAGCGTTCATCTCTGCCGAAATCTTCCCTAAAAACTGCAAAATATTTGATGTGGCCCGGCCATTTGATGTGTTGGATGAACATAAAGACAGAGAAGTCCATGAAGGCGGTCTCGTCTACTTACCTGACCGCCGGGCTATGCTAAGCGATTGTAATATCATCGGTTGTCGTCCAGGCGTGAATTTGGCGTGCCTGTCTGAGACCATTTTACTCGGTATGGATGGCGTTGAGCAGAATTACAGTCTGGGTAAAGAAATCTCATATAAGCAGGCAATCGATGTCAGCAAAATCGCTGAAAAGCATGGTTTTCGCCACTTCATCAATCGAGACAAATCCATTACGAATGTCTGA
- a CDS encoding acyl-CoA dehydrogenase family protein, with amino-acid sequence MKAFTLKIFIKDCSIMNSFNHSSLPVLAPLEQFYALTREYELSELESMTPAQIKALISSTQLPSMIVPKEFGGLEMPMKDALEVVYSVAMVCPSAALMLCMHFHVVSTISMYPNSFQFAGPLLKDISENNALVASAFAESSGNQDIFHTSVAATSTEEDYIIISGSKKPCTMSHVADYFAVSIITAEGIPGVAIVSNGSEGLERKPFWPGDILKSTDSHEVIFNNVIVPNEWSVLAQDDSFEMYLSTGLVNFNLFIGAAYTGVCKSLVGRLNPAALQAPSIFIPVTGTLAQCRYSVCGLSHKVAPENLEWLVPEVLSLRYQIQKSLKDVRNIVFESIGAHKYLSDDTAHYLSRTIDLLAFHPVTQFGFEQQLKN; translated from the coding sequence GTGAAGGCATTTACACTAAAAATTTTTATAAAGGATTGTTCTATCATGAATTCATTTAACCATTCTTCTTTGCCTGTTTTGGCTCCGTTGGAGCAGTTTTATGCCCTGACGCGAGAGTATGAATTATCTGAGTTGGAATCTATGACTCCAGCGCAGATTAAAGCACTGATTTCAAGCACTCAGTTGCCCTCTATGATCGTGCCAAAAGAGTTTGGCGGGCTGGAAATGCCAATGAAAGATGCACTGGAAGTGGTGTACTCCGTCGCCATGGTTTGTCCCTCAGCTGCATTGATGTTGTGCATGCATTTTCACGTTGTTTCTACCATTTCCATGTATCCGAATTCTTTTCAGTTTGCAGGGCCATTGCTCAAAGACATATCTGAAAACAATGCCTTAGTCGCCTCAGCCTTTGCAGAAAGCTCAGGGAACCAAGATATATTTCATACCAGTGTTGCCGCGACCAGCACCGAGGAAGATTACATCATCATATCCGGCAGCAAAAAGCCTTGTACGATGAGCCATGTAGCCGACTATTTTGCCGTTTCTATCATCACAGCAGAAGGCATACCTGGGGTGGCCATTGTTTCAAATGGCTCTGAAGGGTTGGAACGAAAGCCTTTCTGGCCGGGAGATATCCTCAAAAGCACCGACAGTCATGAAGTGATCTTTAATAACGTCATTGTGCCTAATGAATGGTCGGTGCTCGCGCAAGACGATTCATTTGAAATGTACCTGAGTACTGGCCTGGTGAACTTCAATTTATTTATTGGCGCTGCGTATACAGGCGTGTGTAAATCGTTAGTTGGGCGTCTTAATCCTGCTGCGCTTCAGGCTCCTTCTATTTTCATTCCCGTTACAGGAACGTTGGCGCAGTGCCGTTATAGTGTATGTGGATTGTCACACAAAGTAGCGCCAGAGAACCTGGAGTGGTTGGTGCCGGAAGTGTTGTCTTTACGATATCAAATACAGAAGTCGCTTAAAGATGTGAGGAATATCGTTTTTGAAAGTATTGGTGCACATAAGTACCTTTCTGATGATACCGCTCATTACTTATCCAGAACGATCGATTTACTGGCTTTTCACCCGGTAACTCAATTCGGTTTTGAACAACAACTAAAGAACTAA
- a CDS encoding bifunctional lysylphosphatidylglycerol flippase/synthetase MprF: MDTVNNFETKNTRLLGRLEYGFLLLISVAVTLYHWQEVRIIPFILLFAYIDLIGYLPGAIAYRKYKGKVPEVYYILYNFAHNFFTAGLVALAWCYFVKPEWALMGILIHLFGDRSLFGNGLKSRMLSFEPVKHPIYKEFEQQITDARKLPSQPIDPVRQFMITEKYGDHPSLFLALNKNISTFCIDGVVGYIPYEDDGSCLFILAGIVAANEDQAALLDGFIEFAKTHKREVAGAQIRQEQAALFEQKGFQVNQMGCSYTLGLESFSLAGKQFMSLRNKIKRAAKAGVTVHELGADIFKGEKQKEMLSEITRSWLQEKGNKKLLSFMVGDLEANDLDKERIFVAVKDDKIIGYISYVPSFGQYQGWMHDLTRRLNDAPPGTMELINAEAINRFKSEGERYLNFGFTPFFGVNDAQDTFPSRSPLLKRTIGFLERHGQKIYPALDQVNYKNKWKPIEQTPEYFVVHGKFRFKHLIRLMRLTNAL; encoded by the coding sequence ATGGATACTGTAAATAATTTTGAAACCAAAAATACCCGATTATTGGGAAGACTGGAGTACGGCTTTTTACTGTTGATCAGTGTTGCTGTGACACTTTATCACTGGCAGGAAGTTCGGATCATCCCGTTTATTCTCCTGTTTGCTTACATTGACTTAATAGGTTATCTGCCTGGTGCCATTGCCTATCGCAAATATAAGGGGAAAGTGCCTGAGGTCTATTACATCTTGTATAACTTTGCGCACAACTTCTTCACGGCAGGTCTGGTTGCCTTAGCTTGGTGCTACTTTGTTAAGCCAGAGTGGGCATTAATGGGTATTCTGATACATCTGTTTGGCGATCGCAGTCTGTTTGGTAACGGACTTAAATCCCGAATGCTGTCTTTTGAACCGGTGAAACACCCTATTTATAAAGAGTTCGAGCAACAGATTACAGACGCGAGAAAATTACCATCTCAGCCTATTGATCCAGTCAGACAGTTCATGATCACTGAAAAGTACGGTGATCATCCGTCATTATTCCTGGCTTTAAACAAGAACATATCAACCTTTTGCATAGATGGCGTTGTTGGCTATATCCCCTATGAGGACGACGGCAGTTGCTTGTTTATTTTAGCTGGTATTGTTGCTGCCAATGAAGATCAAGCGGCTTTACTGGACGGCTTCATTGAATTCGCGAAGACGCATAAAAGGGAAGTTGCGGGGGCTCAAATTCGTCAGGAACAGGCCGCACTATTTGAGCAAAAAGGGTTTCAGGTTAACCAGATGGGTTGCTCCTACACGCTAGGTTTAGAGTCGTTTTCTTTGGCTGGTAAGCAATTTATGAGCCTGAGAAATAAAATTAAAAGGGCGGCGAAGGCTGGCGTGACGGTCCACGAACTGGGGGCTGATATCTTTAAAGGCGAAAAGCAAAAAGAGATGTTGAGTGAGATTACTCGCTCTTGGCTTCAGGAAAAAGGCAACAAAAAGCTGCTGTCATTTATGGTCGGCGATCTGGAAGCCAATGACCTGGATAAAGAACGTATTTTTGTCGCAGTTAAAGATGACAAGATCATCGGTTATATCAGTTACGTGCCTAGTTTTGGCCAGTATCAGGGGTGGATGCATGATTTGACTCGTCGCCTTAATGATGCACCTCCGGGAACGATGGAGCTCATTAACGCTGAAGCGATTAATCGCTTCAAGTCTGAGGGCGAACGTTATCTTAATTTTGGCTTTACGCCATTCTTCGGTGTGAACGATGCACAAGATACCTTCCCTTCCAGAAGCCCGCTTCTGAAACGCACTATTGGCTTTTTAGAGCGCCATGGACAGAAAATTTACCCTGCATTGGATCAGGTGAATTATAAGAACAAGTGGAAGCCCATCGAACAAACGCCTGAGTATTTTGTGGTGCACGGGAAGTTTCGATTCAAACATTTGATTCGGCTGATGAGGTTGACCAATGCCTTATAA